From the genome of Numenius arquata chromosome 9, bNumArq3.hap1.1, whole genome shotgun sequence:
actaacccatgtccctcagcaccacgtctgcccggcttttaaatccctccagggatggggactccaccactgccctgggcagcctcttccaaggcttcacaaccctttccatgaagaaatttttcccaatatccatcctaaacctcccctggtgcaatttgaggccatttcttcttgtcccattgcctgttccttgggagaagagaccgaccgatctcccctcagcctccttttctccaggctgaacacccccagctccctcagctgctcctcacaagattTGCACTCTAAACTTCATGATTTTCCCCTCTGAGCACTCCTCCATCctctccaggtccttctggacagctgcaggaccctctggCAACTCCAGCACTTCCAGCCCTGTGTCaccagcagcctcccagcaggtccaccccaACCCATCACTGTTTTTGTCCCCAGCTGTTCCAGTGCCAGGGGGTTGTCCAGTGCTGGGTGGGTTGGCAACTGCGTGCGGTGGGATGGGAGCCTGGAGGACCAGTTATACCCTGGGAATGGTTGTACTGGACCAGACCAAAGCTCCAGCGAGCTCAGCATCATGGATTCCTGATGCTTGGATGAGCGGCTCTTTCCATCATCTCCGAGACAGATCTCTTTGCAGGCTTAGCCTTATTAGATTAGGTGGCAGCTCTCGCCTGGGCTTGGAGGGAGAAGGTTTTATCCACTTAAAGGCAGGAGAGCATCCCAGAGCTCTGCTGGTGGCCGCAGCTGTGGAGGTGGCACGTCCCCATCCATCCTGGTGCACCCTGGCCATCGGTGGTGCCCAAAACTCCTTGAAGGTTTGGACCCAGATGCTCAAACACCATTTGAGGCACCCTCAGCTGTCCCTTTTGTGCATCTTctgtctgtgcctcagtttccccacacagGGTGAGATGGGgggctcatccctgtccccccctggGTCACACAGCAGATGGCAACTGCTTGCAATTTTTGGATGCTTCTTGGAAGTTGGATGGAGCAGGGGGATGTCTCCAGCCTGTGCCACGGAAatgctgctgtgggcaggaggaggagggataggGCTCTGCTGGGACTTGGTGGGGGGCGCTCCTGGGGTGGGAAAAGCCACTGTGGggcttggtggtggtgggatgggaaAGGTGGCCCCAGGTTCTTCACCTTCTGAGCCCGCCAAAGGATGCTGCAGGCCCTGGCAGAGCTCAAAGCCAagcttctcctttccccttctccctcctctgtggGAAAAATCAGGAGACAGGCTTATCCCGAGGAAATTCCCCCACTTCCCGCTCCCCGCAGAGcaaagggggaaaggagaaggggggaaatGGGGGACAGAGCTGCGATGTGGGTCCCGGCCCCTCATCCTCCCCCCGGAGCCCCGAGGGAAGGAGCTGAAGCGGTGCCGAGGTTCGAACCAgcctttatttctctctctttctctctctctctctctctaaggAAAGTTAACTCAGCGGTACAAATATACTTTGGCATGAGAACCAGAGAAACCttgccggggggcggcggggaggggggcattGCGGTTCCCCGCGGGTGCCCCAAGGAGGAGAAAAGATGCAGAGAGCGCAAAGAAATTCCCCGGAGTCGTCAAcaagtttccccccccccccccccgccccattcccATAGATATTTATAGATTTCTATAGATAACGGTGATAGCGTCATTTATAATAAATATCCTCTCTGGTATCTAACAGTATGTACAGGTCGTCAAGTATTAGAAATACAttggttttcttctgttaaaaggTGAGAAAAGAAACAGGCGGGCTGGGTGCCTGGGCTGTCCCCAAAGTCTCCctggttcccccccccaccccggggggctcAAAGAAGGGCCAGTGCATGCCACGGTGTCCCCCGGTGTCCCCGCTGGCGAGGGGACAGCCTGTGCTTTGGGTGCTGGCAGGGGGGAGTGGGGTCCTGGGGGCGATGGGGGTGCTccccttggggctgggggctgcatgGAGGGGGGGCAAGGAAAGAGGATTTCACTTCCCTCTTGCTGTGACGGGAGGTGACCCCCGGGATGTCCTGGGTGTCAGATGGGGGGAAGCCCCCGGGGGCACCCCATGCTCTGGGCTCAAGGCATTGGGGTGCCTGTTGAAAGGGGACCGGTGCCACCCGGGGGGTGTGAAGGAGAAGAAGGGTCAAAAAGTCTTATAATGCCCTGGGTTGTCCCCTAAAAAAGCTCCCCGAGGgtcacagctcctgccccagagctGCCGCGGGGGAGGATGGAgacgggggtcccaggggacCGTCTTGTCACTTCCCATCCTGCCTCCTGGGGGTGGCTCCGGGAAAACCCCAGGTTTCCCCACCTTAAAAAAACAGGGTTCAAACAACCCCGGCAAGCTCTCGGGGGGCTGCCCGGGCCTCTTCGGCCGCCTACGTGACTCAGGGCTTGTTTTCTCGGCCGCGGGGGCCGGCTGCTGTGCGCAGCGGTCGAAAAAGCTCCGTCTAAGCCCATCTTAGCCTGATTTGCCCGCTGATGCGCGCTCGCCTTCGCCGTGGCATCCCTCGCCGCCCGGGGGCTTGccaccttccccctgccccccaccccgggtggccCCGTGGCCGGAGGAGGCAGAGGACGGAGGGGACGGGACCCCACTGCTGGCCACGGTGGGTggtcccatgtccccctgtccccacatcccacgAGGGCTCTGGGGCACGTAAAGTCACACGTCCGGCTCAGGGCCACACTCAGGCTACTGTGGGGCTACCGTGGGGCTACCGTGGGGCTACCATGGGGCCGCCATGGGGCCGTGGGGGTCCCCAGCCGCTTGCACAGATGTATCCCGGTGGGGAGGTGCAGGCGTACCCCCTGCCCCGTacatcccccctcccctcccccatcaGGTTAaaaccctctccagctctccaagTTTCACATTTTCGAGGAGTggttttcacaaaataaaataaaatagaattaatttaagttaaaaactaaaataaaaccagcagctCCTTTCTTCCCGCTCCGGGGAGGATCCCGGGCAGCCTCGCCGAGGTTTCTGCGTCCCTTCTGAGTCCCCGCAGAGAATCACGGCCACCGGccccccccggggtgtccccagctCACTGCCTCCCCCCTCCGCAGCCAGACCCTGGAGTGGTGTCCTCCTGCGGTGACCAAGAAAAGGGTCCTTCTTGGCCGAGACAGGGGGTGGTCCAGGGGGTgcggggtggggatggagagggggctACACGGAGCTGCGGCGCTTCATGAGCCCCTGGAAAGCCGTCAGGCTGTGGAGCCCGGTGGAGACGGAGCTGATGGCCGACCTTCGGGCGTTGCAGAAGCATCTGTTGGAGGGGGTCTCCGGGCAGCGGCTGGGCGAAGAGTGGCTCTGCTCCACGCAGGTGTCCGAGGTGGAGAGGTCCCTGGGGATGATCATGGGGATGGAGTACTGCAGCTTCTCCCGGCTCTTGTACCACAGGCACGAGCACATGGATTGGAAGTGGAGAACCTCAGCGTAGACATTCCGAAGACCACcccccgccgctgctgccgccccccctgctgctgctggcacggcTGAGGCGGTGTCCGTGGGGTGGATGCTGCTGGCTTGGCCGTTGCGGGTGAGCAGGGCCCGGTGCTCGGCATCCCGCTTCTCATCCTCGGCGTTCATGGTCATGAAACGCAGCACCACCAGGTTGAGGAAAGCCCCGATGACCGTCAGCCCCGTCAGGATGTAGACGAAGCTGAAGGCCACGTACTGCGGCTTGTTCTGGAGGGCTTCATCCTTCTGCAGGGCCACGTAGTCCCCAAAGCCGATGGTGGTGAGGGTGATGAAGCAGTAGTAGTAGGCGTGGAAGAAGCTCCAGTGCTCGT
Proteins encoded in this window:
- the KCNK3 gene encoding potassium channel subfamily K member 3 is translated as MKRQNVRTLALIMCTFTYLLVGAAVFDALESEEETAERRRLEAKSQELKSKYNLSAESYRELEWVVLKLKPHKAGVQWKFAGSFYFAITVITTIGYGHAAPSTDGGKVFCMVYALLGIPLTLVMFQSLGERINTFVKYLLHRIKKCLGMRRAEVSMANMVTIGFFSCISTLCIGAAAFSYYEHWSFFHAYYYCFITLTTIGFGDYVALQKDEALQNKPQYVAFSFVYILTGLTVIGAFLNLVVLRFMTMNAEDEKRDAEHRALLTRNGQASSIHPTDTASAVPAAAGGAAAAAGGGLRNVYAEVLHFQSMCSCLWYKSREKLQYSIPMIIPRDLSTSDTCVEQSHSSPSRCPETPSNRCFCNARRSAISSVSTGLHSLTAFQGLMKRRSSV